The window GTGACATTATTGAGATAAAgcattccaataaaaaaaaacacaacaaaaaacaaggaTTTTATGTGTTGGGAGTGATCTTTTCTATTTTTGGTCATTATCCGAAGCTGTCACTTGTGATTAGTGATGGTTTTTGAATTAGAAAGAAAAGGATATGATACACAAATCTCAGTTGTGGTTCTGAAATGAGAAAGTGTGATTTGCAGCACTGTTTGTTACATGCTCACCAGCAGAGGGAACCATTTCATCAGACAACTAGATTGAGAATGACACTAACAAGGCCCACTGTTTGTTCCACGCCTCCTCTCTTTCAGCCTGAGTTCCTTATTGCCTAATTAATTTGCTTTCACCAAGTTTATCTCTATTGGAATAATTCACGAACAGCCCTCAGAGATGATGTAGACTTCTGTTAAAACGTCGTCATTAAACATGTAGTTGGCGTGCTGCATGCTGGAATGCATGTGATTGTTGGCAAGTTGTAAAATACCTAGTTAATAAACCATTTGCTCACTTTTGATATTGCTCTCATTGATTTTAACTGTGACCCAAAACTGTCCCAGTGTAGCTAAAATAGTCCACCTGGAGGCTCGTACTGCAGATTGTCGACTCTGAGTGGGAAGTTTGAAACACACTGAACTCAGCCCAAAAGGAAACAACATAAAGTAATTGTCTGGTATGCGGGATTCACATTATGAGTTAATGTGTCTGACAACAGGAATGCTTGAGGAATTAAAGCTGGAGTTGTGatgctgtaaaaataaaggaaggtaaaataaagaaagggaaaataaaaatagacaCTTTGTCCACAGCTTGTACATGTATCTGAATCATATATGTTTAGACTGCCAGTGATCCAAATCTAAATATGCACttaatgtttttaaaagtcttaaaacTGGCCATGGTGACTATAGATAAATATTTGTCTGCTACGTCTATCAACACACAGTTTGAATGGGAAATGATAACTTTCTTATCCCAACAGGCATTAACAGAGACTTGAGGCGGCACCGGCCAGTTAGCTACACCCTGATAAAATCTATATTTGGCCTTGTGTTTTGTTCCTGCTCTATTGACCTGTTTAAAAGTAGGCTTTAGTTCATTTTTAACCAGCTGGGCAGGCATCTGTAACGCAACTTCTCAAGGACCTGTATGAACAGAGAAGGCAAGAGGAAAACATTAAATCCCGATAAGACATGTTCTCGCCTTTCAAAACGTTACTTTATGTATGAACCTGTGGGGTCAGGGTTTGTAATATGCTGCCGAATGTGATAAATGGTGCAATGGTTACAACATGCATCTGAGACCTCTAGACCTATATGTTATATGCTGCAGACAGTAAAGGTTTCATAGTGTATCTAATAGCAGCACAGGGACTCAGCAGGGACACGGATCCTGTACGAAAATGCCTTCGCATTTGTTCCAGAGCGAAAAACAAGTTAAACTGTCCACATTATCTGAATAGCTGTACACGATGCTGGTGTACTGTTGATTTTCTTTGACTCGATGTCCTCTGTGATAATATATCCCAGAAAATCTAATTTACTTCTTTGAAAATAAGTGGCTTACCCATCTGAATTAGTCCAATTTCACTCATGGTGTTCAGTTTCTTTGATCACCATGTATGCAATATGACGCATTTTTGCATGATTTCCTTTTAGATGTCATGATTACATACATGATGAGCGATTTAAGTGCATATTTGTGCCAGTGCCATGTGCTGTGACCCTTGTGATGTCATATTTCTTGGTcaaaagttaaaataagtcCATCACATGTTTTAATTTCACAATCAGATTATAGAATTTCAAAGAAAGGAAATGAAATACAGAAGTTGGCATTAAGGAAGCAGAAGTAGTAGAAAAACTCCTGATTAAATGTTGTCCTTTTTATGCTTGGCAGCACAGCAATTATTTGACATCAGAAATCTGCATTTGCCACCAAGATGTGAGATTTTATAATTCATTATGTTTCAAATGGGCTTCTGCCTGCGTAGTAACCAGTATCAGCCAGGTGAGGGCCCTCATGAGCACAGTGCAATGCAGTAAAATAGATTCAATTTTTGATTGACAGaatttgattttagtttttatataaaCGGTATATAATGGAGTGAAAcctcaagtacatttttatgattgtataaatatgaatatgacaataaaaaatgaGAATACAAGGCACACTTTCAGGCACTCACAGTAACCTATTGCATGGAGTCATGAGTTTTGTGAATCACTGCACTCTTAATATTcagaataattacatttttgtaaagtttgtctataatgtattttttttttttttacttgtgtctgacagAGGCATTTTCATAAATAATTAGCAAGAACATTATCCGGCACATGGTTTTACATGACTCCGACTCAGGATTCGTATTTCACACAAgtgaaaacagacaggattcaaactggcatctctccagtcACAAGGCCAGGATTCGCATTTATAAAAAAGGCCACATCACTTTCACTGAGGAACTCCTCCTCGACTGCACAAAGCACTTTGCAGCTTCACTGCAGCAGATAAGGACCGTCATGAGTGGTTGATTAGTTGATAAATTGCAGCacaaagtgaaatgaaaatgtggGTTTTGGCAGGTTACAgaaaaccctaaaaaaaaaatggttgaaaGCAAGGCAGCATTTCCTCGAGGTGAGGATTGAAGTGAATATTTAACTGCACGTTCTGAGCTTTCAGCTTAACAGCTTTGTCCTCCTCTTATGACGTTTTAATGGAGGCTTCAGAGCTCAATATTTGGGATAAAAACCAACAGTTTCAAGGGGAAACCTCTGCGTCTTGACTCAGATTACCCGCCATTTACACCAGATACTCCTGTGACCTACTCTTTTCACCCTTTTATCATTCAATGCAGCCACAGAAAGAGCTAACGACGCATACAAGTCACACCACTGCACCTTCCTCTGTGGTTCCCGGATCAACCATATTCATGCCTGTGAGTCATTCATACACACTCTTCAGTCTGCATATTAACCTCAGCCTTGTGGCACCTTTTTTATCGAATCTGATGTGACATCCACGCTTAGCCTGTCTCCAAACCTGCTGTCTCCAGCAGAGTGCTTCTCTGTTTCAGTTCCTTGTCACCGTATAGCGGAAATTAAACCTCTACGAAACCGCATTGGAAGGCAAATGAGCAGtgattacagtacagtacaaccGATCTGGTGCATAATTTGCCACTGGAGCTGCCAAAAGACCAGTTTTACTTGCATTGAGGCTTGTGTAACGTTATACCTCACAGTGCATAAGAATTCCAGAGGTCTTTCTATTCTGTGACAAGGTCATCGAAATTGAGCCTAACATTGTATTTGCTGTCAATAAATGCCTGAATGGTGTTTGAATGTTGTTCATAGCTAAATACTAAGTAGAACAAGCTGCCCTATTCTAGGTCGACAACCAATCACTGTGTCTTAACCAGGCTGTTTTTCtcagcaacaaccacaaacctgttttttttttttacattccacAACACATCACACCTCCccctttcattttaatttagtttatgtACAAGCATTGTGACTTTTGGAAAGGGGGTTTCAGCCATAGCTTCAGGCCTTGCATCTCTTCCTGACATTTCATACAAACCATACATGTCTACAAAGAAAATTCCCTTCTCATCTATGGAAATACGGCTATTGTAAGACAAGATTAGTattgtcaaaatgaaatggatTTTTCTTGAGATTTGTGACACTCCGAACAATCTCTGTAATTGATCAGTCTTTGTGCTTGAAAAAGGGTGTACGAATGAGGCTATATAAGTGCAGACGATGAAGTTACTAATGCTGCCACTGGCTTTCCACCCACTAACCCTGCCAATAACAACAAATCCTCCAAATAAACAACCACACTTGTCCATGCCCTCTAGAACAACACATGGAAGCACTATCTTATGTGACGCCATTATCAGCCGTTTGTCACTTGAATGTGAACATGTCATTCTGGAGCACTTGCTGCAATGACTGATGCTGTCATTCTtcttgggaggacagtctcactGGTAATGTTGCGGGTTAAGCCAAAAGCACCGCTGCCAGGGCAACAGCTTTTTCCACTACATCACTCAGATGCCTTAATCAGTGTCCTTACCCAACTTTACTAGCTGTAGCATTAGTTCTAGCCTGATAATCAGACTGAAAGGTAATTTCATTTACTTGAGTCTTGAGGTCTGGACCAGGCTATTTTAGTTTATCTTGACTGGTTCAAATTTGGGCCTTAAACTACCACATTACTTTGTAGGTTGGCTAAAAAGGCCCATTATGTGCCTGCTATTGTACATACATTGGTAGAAAAATGCACTTTTCCTGTacctgtgtttttaaatgtgcaacaTTGTATCCTTTCTTTTGAGACACAAGTGAAAACGAATGTAtagccttgctcaagagcacagAGAAGAATGTGTTATATCAGCTACCCCATTCATGTTTTCACAGACAGAATTcaaactggcatctctccagtcACAAGGCCACTTCTTTAACCTCAAGGCTAATCATCGCCCCTGTTATGCCCCTGTATGGAAGCAACGTGCATTCCACTGCAGTGAGGCCAGCGGTGTGTTGGTGTTTCCACGCTTTCATTAAAACCTTGATGgaatgtaagaaaaaaatagctCTTGTGTCAAAAAGGCCGGCGCGCCACTGCGCTGTTAAAAAATTAGCTgtagaaatgtttaaaacattgAGACTGTGAGGTAAAGATAAAAAGGAGCACATAGTGAGatgtttgttttagcttgtttgggGAATATTCCGGATGTGTTTTTCAGTCTCATTGATTTTAGCTGCCTACCACACTGGCAGGCCAGAAGTAAATTATGAGTTCATCATATTATTTCATCAGTTCTACCTGAACACTCAACCTCAAAGTCCCGTGGTGTCCAATTTGAGGTAGAAATGAGGAAGTTACCCTCATTCCAACCTCATTcctcaaagtaaaaaaatacatgCACAGTATTTTAGTAAGTAGCTCACTGCATTGCTTTATAAAGTTAAGTACTGTgatcaattaaaaaaagtataattgTAGTTGTCTTCTCTCAAGTCTCAAATGATTACTTAATGATAAATGAAACCTTAACTAGTCACCATTCATGATTCATAAATGAATCATTAGCAGGTTGCACTTCACTACAGCATAACAAACAATAGCTGATAACATTGCATAGTCAGGGAGTACATTATGTATGCTTAAGGTTGTTAGCTCAGTTCGTCACATCTCTCACCACATCAGCTTTTATCTCTTCAGTGATGAAAGGTGATTAAAACTACAGTGTAATGCATTTCTGAAATTTGTTTTCCTGATACCATGAGCCTCTAATGATAACAAAGTGCTTAATGATTATTAAATACTAATACAAACCAAAAAtataattaatcatttaaagatgccatattatgctcattttcaggtttaaacTTGTATTTTCGGGTTTCTAGAACAGAAaactatttttctcatactgtctgtctgaatatacgttttagcacctgtctctttaaacccaaaaaagcccagtctgctctgattggtcagtgtttacaggtcttccgcatctgcactctctgagtttctgcaccgtcattgcagccggggaatgactgtaacagcactgtgGCGGCACTTTCTACTTATTTATAGTATATTTGTGACATCATAAAGTCTTGACGGCTCagttaaaggcacagtttctaaaTATGgccattttgatactttcacagtatttatatagtacctagacctgctttataattagAAAAGACATGTAAAACCTCACTCtatacaatatgggacctttaaagaccAAATATGAATTCAAATAGATTGTGTTTAAATCTCTGTTTTATTTACTTACAGTAGTTTGACCTGCTTTGCACATCTTATGAAATATGTTTCTGTCTTGACCTAAGCAGTCAAGTGATGTCAGTGATGTTTGCTGTAGATACTGATGACAACCCATAAAAAGGAATCAGAGTTCCAGTGTAAAAATGTCTTGTAGGGACAAATAACTTGCATGTTATGTTAAAAGCCCCTTGAGATAAACTTGGGCAGATGTGTTGAATAGTGTGAGACTCAAGGAGCTAAGCACACCAGTTAGTGTTAAAAGTGCttgtgttgaaataaatattacTTTTGACAACACTTTTTGGCAATTGCGATTATCTAAACTACAGCAGAGAAAAACTGTTCTGCTGCTCCCACGGAGACTAATATCCTGCAGCATCATCAACAGTAGAGTAGGTTTTAGTATTGAGGATATTTTAAAGAGCAAATGCTCATGCTCCATCATATGCAAGTAGGTACTGTAAAAAGTATTCATGAACTGTTTAATGTACTGTAAGTGTGACTGCACGGCAATCAAGCTTGTAAAATGAGCAgttgttttattgtgaaaacaATAGATTATAGaaactaaaaatgaaataaacaaaacagaagAATATGCCACCACTTGGAAAGAGGACATGTTTACTGTATTGTTTCCACTTGTTTTAAATTCATTGTCATGAATTTACAATATACCAATTTACCCCTCTGTGgtaacacttaaacacacagcttCCTGTTAACAGACTAAGAATAAGAAGGAAGAATAAAAGGAAGTCGTTTTGTTTGCCCTTCCTCTGCAATGATCACTCCTTTTTTGGCTCTCTGAATTCTCAGGTTGACTGTTCTGTCTTGACCTATTCTCCCTCTGATCCCAGCCACCTTAATCTCCTTAATCACCATCTGTGTTCGACTCTATctggacttttatttttatttttttaagtgcccctttttcctgttatttctttAAAATCTGTTTTGCGCATCAAAATCTTtactctttttctgtcttctcCTTCCTGCTTTTCTTCTCCATCTCCGGCCTTTTTCCGAGTCAGTTCATGCTGAACAGCTTAGTCGGTACTCAAGCAAAAACACAGTATAAACAAAACTTTGGCAGGAGATAGTGATATCTGAATCCCCCTTGTTTCTCTTGTTCCATCCAACCAGGCAAAGCCTGGCCAGGAAAAATCCAGGCTTTATCCCTACCCATCATCACTCTCTCCCATaattcttttctctcctcccaccttttttttcttacagaCTTTATTACATCTGCTTATCTCTTTGCAGAGTACAGCTCAGGTTTAGGGCAAAAAAAGGCTATGTATTATGTtacctgcagaaactctgacATGATTAATATTGGTTGTTATGTGCATATGTAAATATCTTTTACTGTTTACCTGGCTATAAAGAATCACGCAGCACAGTGATCAATTATCAGTAGATGTGGACAAAGCCTATCTCAGTTAATCTATTCATCACACAAGAGGCTTCTTTACAGGTAAAGTGAACtttattcaaaatcaaaatcaattgCCATTATATATGATGTATTAAACTCTAAAAAGAAGGTCCGATCTTGATTAGAAACTGAGAGTATCTAACTGCAGATTGTGTTATGGAGCAGGTAAAACACACAtgctgtattttatgttttttcttaaaactgtttttaaactaGGCAATTCACTTTCTAAAATGGCTTATCCTTGACTATACCGGTGGATTTGTTTGTTGTAACCTATTCATTTCAGTATTTTTGCTTAACTTTATTGTTAACCACAACATGCACTTCTTATCTTCCAGGCTGCAACGTCTTTCAAATCAGTCCAGTACACAACAAATGAGACTTGATAGTTGCTTGAGTTCCCattatctatcatctatctttctttatctgtattttttgtTAATGTTGCATTACAGCTATGTTGTACTTCCGGTGTGAGCAGGGAACCTTTTTAAAACTCTCCTTGGAGGTGCATTCAAGGACACCCTGACATCCAAGAATTGATAGCTGCATTGTCAGATGAGCAACGCTGGCAGAACAAGGGCACTGATAAAATTTGGTTGTCCATATCCATCTCAAAATTCTCAAATATCAGATACCAGAGTGTCTTGAATGTACCAATAGGCAGAGTTTTGAAATTGCATGCTGAAATGATGTAGCCGTAACGAAATGTTGAATGTGATGGAGTACAACTCTCAAGCAAGTTACAAGTCTCTGCAAGTTGATTTTTATAGGGAACTGCAATGAACTGAAACCTCTGGATGATCTTATGGTTTGCAGTAATGTAaagcacattttatttttaggtaGCGggttaaaacatgtaaaacaacTGGAAatgatcctttaaaaaaaacatatcattTACATGAATTCACTATGTAAAATGCTGTCTAATTGTTCACTTGCACGGTCAAAGGTATCTATGTGTGCTCAACTGAACTATGTGTCGTATATATGCACATGTCCTCATTGGTCCTTTGGTCTTTTGGTCCAGTTTAGCCTTGAAAACAGTCCGGTTACATTTCAGAGTTTCTCCGTCCACAATGGCCTTTCAGAGTGTTGCAGAAGGAGTGTCTGAGGGGAAGGTTTAAGCACTGCTCAGATTCAGGGGTTGTTGATGATCTGCCTGGCTTGTCCGTAGCCTGTCATTCCAGATTGAGATGCTCCTCTATTTGTGCCCATTTGCAGGCCGATGACATTTTTGCCATCGGTCAGCTGTTCCTCTGTGAATTCTCTCCTGTTCTCTTGGGCTTtcctgcacacatacagacacacatctcTCAGTCCAAAATCTCATTCCTcaacactgaaataaaacctCCTTTTGTTCTACCAACTTCCCACCTAGAAACTAGTTTATACATGAGGGGAAAAACATTCAAACTCACTTGTGGAACCAGTTGGGGTCTCCTTTGTAACACCCATCGTTCTTTGTGACAGCCAAACTACCCAGAGCCATCAGGGTCCTCTGGACAGCAGCCAGGTCCTTGCCTTAAGACATGCAACAATCTCACATGAGCAGAGCACACACCAATTATAGTCAGTGACCTGTGCTATCTGCCACTGAATACAGCTTCATTTCCTCGCTTGTATTGCAATAAATCTGCAAAACACTTAACTCTGCTGTAATAATACTGATGAGTTCTGCTGGATTGATGTCTTACCTTCATAGAGGTCTACAGTCTGAAACATGTCTGTTTTGGTGACTCCGTAGTTTTCTGCTGCTTTGAGGAACATGGATATCAGCTCCATCTGCTTAAATACCATGGTGGAGCTCTTGATGGTCTTGATCGGCTTGTTGGATCCATACAGGCTGTTGATGAGCTCACACAGCACCTAGAAAAAAAGAGATCATTTTGAATATACTGTGCACAATGTGAAGTACAATGCTGTATTAACACTTAAGCAAACCCAACACTCACACATCCATTCTTGAGCCAGTTTTGGAATTCAATCTTGCCTGGCTGAGGCCGGTCCACACCACACTGGACGACAATCCACTCCGCCAACCTTTCCTCCAGTTCTGTGTCATATTTTTTATCAATCTTACTCTGTACCTCCCGGCTCAGACCATAGGCAGGACCTTTGTTTGCCATGCTGATCCTGTTGGTAGAGAAAGTTAGTGTTAGATAGGCTGTTAGCTGAGCAAACTTTACTTCTTGGCAGTGTATTGTGTCCTTTTTcaatattgatatttgataGATGAAACAACATTCACATTCAAATCCCTACCCTGCTCACACCCACAGTCCTGGCCTGCAGTCAGAACAAATAGGATTTGAATCACTCTCTTCCTGATGCGTACATGTGTGCTTGAATGTGTTGTGTGCtagaagtgtttttctttttaaatctaatcATTTCAACCTTTcagaaaaaggacatttttcaAAAGTGTGCACATTTTGGCTTGTCCTCACTTGTTCAAGgggctgttttattgttcaaaCTCTGGTTAGTTAGGTTAAAAAAAGGTGTTAAGTGTTGAAATCAAGCATCTAGTGCTGACGGTTAAAGgattagtttaacattttggaaaatacaatTGTTCACTTTCTAGcgcagagttagatgagaagattgtaTACCTAgcaagcatatttcccaaaatgttgtacTATCCCTTTAATGTGATAGGGAAAGAGGCCAATGAAGAGTCTTTTTCTGCAATACAGCAGAGCACATTTAATTCTGACGGAATCCTTCTTATTCttgatttatcatttttataatGTGCACATTTAATAACTAGTGTATTAAACACTTATCCAGACCATGTCAGTGTCTTTATTTGACAAAGACATTTTGTACCTTGGAAGCTGAAAATCCTAAATGTCTTTAAGAATTACAACCCTGCCGAAAGTAATTACAGTTGGCCTATCTCACTTATTAATGCAGTATGAGCTTCTTGTTGGCTTCAGCAGAGCCGCCCCACTCCCTGCATCCTGTTTGCTCATTCCGCTgtcacttccttccttcctctctgacAAAGGTAGCAACGTGCATACAGGActctaaacaaaacaacacactgCTAAACGACCTTTAAGCAAATTAGATAATTTCCATGGAGCCTGTTAAAACAGGAAAGTATGAGATGTCACATGTTAACCGCCACGCTGCAGttattgcttctttttttctgagtAATTGAGTTACGCAATTCACTGACGTTTCTAAATTTCAAGGAAAGCAGATAACATATGGAGATGTTTATAGCTGATAGGAAAATCCTccacttttcattttctttactttctgCCCAAGTATGTGCACACAGATTTCTGCTATCTATATGTTCTTCAAACCAATGGAAACTGTaaatttttttgttgcatttgaatAAGGTTGGAGGTACCATGTAGGATTGTGCAAGAATctgggttttatttttgaaaatgggtttaATATACAGCATCATCTACATTGCAATCCCATTACATGTCTTGCAAAACAGAGGCTTCTCAGTCTTACACAATATGTGTTGACAGTTTGACAAATCGTCATTGTTTCTAACAGCTCCACACTGGAGCCCAAGCTGCCATAGATCACACTTGTGTCCCTGTTCATTGTCTGTGGTTGCAGTGGTTATATGGGCATGTGGAGGAGAAGCAACTTCCTGTCCGCTAAGTGACTCCCAAACCAGTTTGTCACCGCAAGAAGGGTGAAGTAAATATCTAAACATCCGAACTCTTGAACAATCTCTTTCTCAATCACAGGAGTTCCCACTGTTTTGTCCTGGCACGCCCAGAGAATTGTAAGCAGCTGCAAGCATCTGCATGCAGTGAACAATGAAGGATGATGAAGTCAGAGAGTCTACTCTTCTCAGATTAGCCTAACCTGCACTTTGATCTCTGAACTATGCATGCAAACTGCTGATTGGATATCACAAGATTGTGTCAtgccactgtcactctgaatgAGCATATCTAACATTTGCAGGACTGATTTTGACTGTGAAAGCGACTGTAAAGTGGACTGCAAATAGTAGAATAGCACAAGCCATTCAAGCTGATTGTGGGTATAGGTGTTTGAGAGTGTGTTTTGGAAGATTATGTAGACCTGCATACTTAAGAAATCAACTAGGGGCGTCCTAGTAGTTACTGGAAACATGTAATCATAGACTCACAACTACAGTACAAAAACCAACCAAGATGTCGATAAACAGCCATGTGTGCTTACTAAACACGGAAAAGAAGCATCACAAATTGGTTAATGCATTGCTCACACATGCTTTGGCAAAGAGGTAACTATGGTAACACATACATTATTTGTAAATAAGTGTCTTCAGTCTACATTTCAGAACTCCTGTAACTGAATATGTCTCAATGTGTTGCAATGAGATTATTATTTTACAGCTTTTGTTGAATATACCTTTTCTCTGCGTACATCAGTGCATGTCACCACATGGCTGGCTTCCgtaatgtgactgtgtgtgactatTGTTATCTACACAACACTATATAAAACCAAATTCTTCAACGTTTATAGTATCTTGCAGTCATGCATTACAAGATGTTTCACAACTTTCTTGGTATTGCAACAGGGCTGAATACAACTGCGTCATCGACTTTTGAGTCATTCTGCAACCTTTGTGATGTGAACACAATGGATTAACTAGTTCACATGATTATTTCTTACAGTGTTCATGATTATGTCTCTCTTTACCCTGCACTGccccagctgctgctgcagacccAGACTGTTAATTCAGCACTCTGCATCTCTACCTTATCACTAAAGATAGTGAGCCCAAACACCAACCAAAGTCACAGTCTTTAAGTAATCTCACTGTCTCAACGTTCACCTGCGCACAAAACTTCACCACGGTCCATAAATGTATGTGACAAACACATGCAGAGTTTTACTGCCATATCCTGAGCCAGCAGCCTGGTGTTCAGAGCATATATTAAACTACAAAATGACATATTATTAGACAGTACTGGCTACATGTTGAAGGCTCTCCAATAAGAGATTTTGTCTAAGGCTGAACCTAAGAAGCTATAAGGCCTTGCACATGAGAAGAGTACTGAGAGCAAAGGTAGATAAGAAACAGGATTATTATATTAGTATATATTACAATAATTTACAGACAAGTGGGTCATTCAAAAGGCATCTCATCCacacagaaaaactaaaaaaaaataactctgTAAAACCATTTAGTTCTATTCTGTGTATGATCAAACACAAGAAagaggcagggagacagagagtgagggtGGGGTGTATGATAcattgcaagtttttttttcatgtttcctGCACAGAGTTAG is drawn from Sander vitreus isolate 19-12246 chromosome 13, sanVit1, whole genome shotgun sequence and contains these coding sequences:
- the LOC144528088 gene encoding transgelin-like; translated protein: MANKGPAYGLSREVQSKIDKKYDTELEERLAEWIVVQCGVDRPQPGKIEFQNWLKNGCVLCELINSLYGSNKPIKTIKSSTMVFKQMELISMFLKAAENYGVTKTDMFQTVDLYEGKDLAAVQRTLMALGSLAVTKNDGCYKGDPNWFHKKAQENRREFTEEQLTDGKNVIGLQMGTNRGASQSGMTGYGQARQIINNP